One part of the Myxococcales bacterium genome encodes these proteins:
- a CDS encoding UbiA family prenyltransferase, which translates to MTATTVAQRLSPGALRAQAPWLLRVSRPALWINTVGTAFVGLWMTGTLFTWRFVPVLLWLTLPFNLLIYGVNDVSDLDTDARNERKGGWQGARIASHDVGSILRWVAALNLPFLLYFAGAYPWQAVAVALLYAGIFIGYSLPPRFKAHPFVDSLSNAAYALPLVLVPVALEAPVSWMAAAGLMVWSAAKHSFDAIQDRAEDSAAGLETTAVVLGQAGTLVYCGALWLLSTLCFATLDVTLALLNGVFAAGLIVRMARARTRSAYERVYAWSVAFPYVVGGYAGVGLALSLARAQWGH; encoded by the coding sequence ATGACAGCCACCACGGTTGCGCAGCGACTGTCCCCGGGCGCCTTGCGGGCACAGGCGCCCTGGTTGCTTCGGGTGTCGCGCCCCGCGCTCTGGATCAACACGGTGGGAACGGCTTTCGTGGGCTTGTGGATGACGGGCACGTTGTTCACGTGGCGCTTCGTGCCCGTCCTGCTGTGGCTGACGCTCCCCTTCAATTTGCTGATCTACGGGGTCAACGACGTCTCCGACCTCGATACCGACGCCCGCAACGAACGCAAGGGAGGGTGGCAGGGGGCGCGGATTGCCAGCCACGACGTGGGCTCGATCCTGCGCTGGGTGGCCGCCCTGAACCTTCCATTTCTGCTGTATTTCGCAGGAGCGTACCCCTGGCAAGCGGTGGCGGTTGCGCTGCTCTACGCAGGCATCTTCATTGGCTATTCGTTACCGCCTCGCTTCAAGGCCCATCCCTTCGTGGATAGCCTCAGCAACGCAGCCTATGCTCTGCCTCTCGTGCTCGTGCCCGTGGCGCTGGAGGCGCCGGTGTCATGGATGGCGGCTGCCGGCTTGATGGTCTGGAGCGCTGCCAAGCACAGCTTCGACGCCATCCAGGACCGCGCCGAGGACAGCGCCGCCGGCCTCGAGACCACCGCGGTGGTGCTGGGGCAAGCCGGAACGCTCGTCTACTGCGGCGCCCTGTGGCTCTTGTCCACGCTCTGTTTCGCCACACTCGACGTCACGTTGGCTCTGCTCAACGGGGTCTTCGCTGCGGGGCTGATCGTGCGCATGGCCCGGGCCCGTACACGTTCTGCTTACGAGCGCGTCTATGCCTGGTCCGTGGCGTTCCCCTACGTCGTCGGCGGCTACGCGGGCGTGGGGCTCGCGCTCTCACTCGCCCGGGCGCAGTGGGGACACTGA
- a CDS encoding FAD-dependent oxidoreductase: MRGKEVLVLGGGLGGLTTAALLCARGHRVTLVEKNAWLGGKSRRLTHHGVVIDTGPALVTFPEVWEGVVQTWRAAFPQLASQIAWPRFLRLPGLGLYRHEHYALTLPPSPADPGAEAFAAYAARYAPLGPLLSRLLQVDPRDRRAIGPALRMMQRLRFASSMHAWMRRNQPLPPPLGELIAIHALNAGAGPRDVPSLYGALPAVMADAGVFVPEGGVYRLVQTLVSLLEAGGVQIRTGCAATRIDGERVTLDGGQTLRADAIVSNLDPVCTERLLSEPASPSQRPHREKLSCSVMAFHGAVDPAKTAGWPLHQVIMPADSPSFFAALGAGLWPATTMAFLHHHPLGHPANPDPHHATLAVLLTVPAGPPPPEAEAFVARQLRRIERLTGLDVAALDPHRPGRAWVAPPLALTPAYYGAFGHPSGALYGQLHPPHRAGPFHPVPTRHPRHPLLFRVGAGIHPGGGIPAVLAGARGVAAAVHAHLGADALPTRPAVRTQHQRSPGEAA; encoded by the coding sequence GTGCGCGGCAAAGAGGTTCTGGTCCTGGGGGGAGGTCTGGGAGGGCTGACGACCGCGGCGCTGCTTTGCGCCCGGGGCCATCGCGTCACTCTGGTCGAAAAGAACGCGTGGCTGGGCGGCAAGTCACGTCGGCTCACTCACCACGGTGTGGTCATCGACACGGGGCCCGCGCTCGTCACCTTCCCCGAGGTCTGGGAGGGGGTGGTGCAGACTTGGCGCGCGGCGTTTCCCCAGCTCGCCTCGCAGATCGCCTGGCCGCGCTTCTTGCGCCTGCCCGGGCTCGGCCTTTACCGCCACGAACACTACGCCCTCACATTGCCCCCAAGTCCCGCCGACCCCGGAGCCGAAGCCTTCGCTGCGTACGCCGCGCGGTACGCCCCGCTCGGCCCCCTGTTGTCGCGTCTTTTGCAGGTTGATCCTCGTGATCGCCGGGCCATCGGGCCCGCGTTGCGCATGATGCAGAGGCTTCGCTTTGCCAGCTCGATGCACGCGTGGATGCGGCGAAACCAGCCCCTGCCTCCGCCCCTCGGAGAGCTCATCGCCATCCACGCGCTCAATGCCGGGGCCGGGCCGCGCGACGTGCCCTCGCTCTACGGCGCCCTGCCGGCCGTCATGGCCGATGCAGGCGTCTTCGTGCCCGAAGGCGGGGTGTACCGATTGGTGCAAACTCTGGTCTCCCTGTTGGAGGCGGGTGGGGTGCAGATCCGCACCGGCTGCGCGGCCACGCGCATCGACGGAGAGCGGGTGACCCTCGACGGCGGGCAGACCCTGCGCGCTGACGCCATCGTGAGCAACCTGGATCCGGTGTGTACCGAGCGGCTTTTGTCGGAGCCGGCATCACCCTCGCAACGGCCGCATCGGGAAAAGCTCAGCTGTTCGGTCATGGCCTTCCATGGCGCCGTCGACCCCGCCAAGACAGCAGGCTGGCCGCTTCATCAAGTCATCATGCCCGCCGATTCCCCCTCTTTCTTTGCGGCCCTCGGGGCGGGGCTGTGGCCTGCCACCACGATGGCATTTCTCCATCATCACCCGCTTGGCCATCCCGCCAACCCCGACCCGCACCACGCGACCCTGGCGGTGTTGTTGACGGTCCCGGCGGGCCCCCCGCCACCCGAAGCGGAGGCCTTCGTGGCGCGGCAGCTCCGCCGCATCGAGCGCCTCACGGGCCTTGACGTGGCCGCGCTCGACCCCCACCGACCCGGGCGCGCCTGGGTGGCGCCTCCGCTGGCCCTCACCCCGGCGTACTACGGGGCGTTCGGTCACCCGAGCGGTGCGCTGTATGGACAGCTTCATCCGCCGCACCGGGCGGGGCCCTTCCACCCGGTGCCTACGCGGCATCCTCGGCACCCGTTGCTCTTTCGCGTGGGGGCCGGAATTCATCCGGGGGGAGGCATTCCGGCGGTGCTTGCGGGGGCACGCGGCGTGGCTGCGGCCGTGCATGCTCATCTCGGGGCGGATGCCCTCCCGACGCGGCCCGCGGTCCGCACGCAACACCAGCGGTCACCGGGCGAGGCCGCATGA
- a CDS encoding carotenoid biosynthesis protein, whose product MSWGRPSALGRSHRIKLAFLGALLVLGVGAVGVVHFPQQPGQAALSAVFTVLMAVPAGAAFLQRLGARRGLAILALLSVFGFAIEGTGVATGWPYGAFRYGDALGPKLLGLVPWTLPFSWVPLVLAAVALASSGRKVRHPLVVAFIATAYLVAFDLVLDPAATRLGFWSWQDPAAGARVIETLRFYDVPLSNFLGWIVSSLAASLLLLACLRIARVGLVAHPTLLGTWAANLVFLTLVNALLGFVLPALLGVTLAGLTAARLQLSGSGRGGRDT is encoded by the coding sequence ATGAGCTGGGGCCGTCCATCGGCCCTTGGGCGCAGCCACCGCATAAAGCTCGCGTTCCTCGGCGCGCTGCTCGTCCTCGGCGTGGGGGCGGTGGGGGTGGTGCATTTTCCGCAGCAACCCGGGCAGGCCGCGCTGAGCGCGGTCTTCACCGTGCTCATGGCGGTGCCTGCGGGCGCGGCGTTCCTCCAGCGTCTCGGGGCCCGCCGCGGGCTTGCCATCCTGGCGCTGCTCTCCGTCTTCGGCTTCGCCATCGAAGGCACGGGCGTGGCCACGGGCTGGCCTTACGGCGCCTTTCGTTACGGCGACGCGCTGGGCCCGAAGCTGCTGGGCCTCGTGCCCTGGACCTTGCCCTTTTCTTGGGTGCCTCTCGTGCTCGCGGCCGTGGCCCTCGCGTCGTCCGGGCGCAAGGTGCGGCACCCGCTCGTTGTGGCCTTCATCGCCACCGCTTACCTCGTGGCCTTCGACCTGGTTCTCGATCCCGCTGCCACCCGCTTGGGTTTCTGGAGCTGGCAAGACCCCGCGGCCGGGGCTCGCGTCATCGAGACGCTGCGGTTTTACGACGTACCGCTGTCCAACTTTCTGGGGTGGATCGTATCGTCCCTGGCGGCCAGTCTGCTTTTGCTCGCGTGTCTACGGATCGCAAGGGTGGGTCTTGTGGCCCACCCCACGCTGCTCGGCACCTGGGCTGCGAACCTCGTCTTCTTGACCCTCGTCAATGCGCTCTTGGGGTTCGTTTTGCCCGCCTTACTGGGCGTGACGCTCGCCGGGCTGACGGCGGCACGACTTCAGCTTTCAGGCAGCGGGCGCGGGGGCAGGGACACGTAA
- a CDS encoding PSD1 and planctomycete cytochrome C domain-containing protein, translating into MVTSRPAGPAATRCTRPLGVVCLALASVISLTLCCASARAADKPSPVSFDEHIRPLLEKHCTRCHGSGKQRAGLRLDRRPAAAFDDGIITPGRPDKSTLYLLLVTGDADDRMPQDAPALMPDEAALVSRWIAEGAPWPAHDPDDKATTHWAYQAPVLPTLPALDDPWINNPIDAFVREVMRAKGLRPSPRAEPEVLMRRVSLDLTGLPPSPDEIDAFTQDASPDAWERLVKRLLASPQYGERWARPWLDLARYGDSNGYEKDRLRSMWMFRDWVIESLNANMPFDRFTIEQLAGDMLPNATTAQKIASGFHANTLLNEEGGVDPLEARFEVMVDRTNTTASVWMGSTLGCAQCHNHKYDPFSARDYYRFLAFFDNTETITTGDFAGNGRPMGDPKLLVPNEAQARALQQLSRALQDAQRQLDTDTPAVVSERAAWMQSALGQARAWKTVEEVRGQSAHGARFSLRPDRAVLVSGPSSPTDDYTLRVSSPAKRVTALQIEVLPDASLPEGGPGRAPNGSFMISRLRVFAAPRGRPAERVEVRLARAIDSVANKTSPAEDMLDDDPHTGWSIGAQMGTAQLAAVEFATPLFFDDGVELTVTLEHQSIHPEHTLGCFRLSVSENAEALVFLGMPAEVRTFVQKPAARAADAPAAVAAFHRSVSKVLAPVRERIESLGRSIEALGIPSTLVMKEKAGPAPPSTPFRDKGAFTSPGEPLAAGTPAVLPPMNPALPRNRLGLAQWLASRDNPLIARVTMNRMWETLFGRGLVETAEDFGTQGSPPSHPKLLDWLAVTFMDKGWDAKAMLELIVSSATYQQSARTSPRLQALDPYNVYLARGPRFRVEAEMVRDIALAASGLLSLKRGGPSVFPPQPEGVWEIPYNDAVDSPRWTTASGEDRFRRGVYTFIRRSATYPVLTTFDGNSRQVCTVRRIRTNTPLQALTLLNDQAFLEMARGLSERMAKEAGSHPTARLQHGHRLATGRRASAKTLGILTTLLHNEEKRFARAGAVALLEQTRAGSRSAEDAARVGAPHEQAAWTLVANVLLNMDATQTKE; encoded by the coding sequence GTGGTAACGAGTCGACCCGCAGGCCCTGCTGCCACCCGCTGCACACGCCCCCTCGGCGTGGTCTGCTTGGCCCTGGCCTCTGTGATCTCGCTCACGTTGTGCTGCGCTTCTGCGCGCGCAGCGGACAAGCCCAGCCCGGTCAGCTTCGACGAGCACATCCGGCCCTTGTTGGAAAAGCATTGCACGCGTTGCCACGGCAGCGGCAAACAGCGCGCGGGCCTGCGCCTCGACCGGCGCCCCGCCGCGGCCTTCGATGACGGGATCATCACGCCGGGCCGTCCCGACAAAAGCACGCTTTATCTTCTGCTCGTGACGGGTGATGCCGACGATCGCATGCCGCAAGACGCGCCCGCCCTGATGCCCGACGAGGCTGCGTTGGTTTCCCGCTGGATTGCGGAAGGAGCGCCGTGGCCCGCGCACGATCCTGACGACAAGGCCACCACGCACTGGGCGTATCAGGCGCCCGTACTGCCCACGCTTCCTGCGCTCGACGATCCCTGGATCAATAACCCGATCGATGCGTTCGTGCGGGAGGTCATGCGGGCCAAAGGCCTGCGCCCCTCGCCGCGCGCGGAGCCTGAGGTGCTGATGCGCCGGGTGAGCCTGGACCTCACCGGGCTGCCCCCGAGCCCGGACGAAATCGATGCCTTCACGCAAGACGCGTCGCCTGATGCCTGGGAGCGCTTGGTCAAGCGGCTTTTGGCGTCTCCGCAGTACGGCGAGAGGTGGGCCCGCCCCTGGCTGGATCTGGCCCGTTACGGGGACTCGAACGGCTACGAAAAAGATCGTCTGCGATCGATGTGGATGTTTCGCGACTGGGTCATCGAAAGCCTCAACGCCAACATGCCCTTCGATCGCTTCACCATCGAACAGCTCGCCGGCGACATGTTGCCGAACGCGACGACCGCTCAGAAGATCGCGTCGGGTTTTCACGCGAACACGCTGCTCAACGAAGAAGGAGGCGTGGACCCTCTGGAGGCGCGCTTCGAGGTGATGGTCGACCGTACCAACACCACGGCGTCCGTGTGGATGGGATCCACGCTCGGCTGCGCGCAGTGCCACAACCACAAGTACGATCCCTTCTCGGCACGCGACTACTACCGGTTCCTGGCGTTCTTCGACAACACGGAGACCATCACCACCGGAGACTTCGCGGGAAACGGGCGCCCCATGGGCGATCCCAAGCTGCTCGTGCCGAACGAAGCGCAGGCCAGGGCGCTCCAGCAGCTGAGCCGCGCCTTGCAGGACGCCCAACGGCAGCTCGATACCGATACACCTGCCGTGGTGTCCGAGCGCGCGGCATGGATGCAAAGCGCCCTGGGCCAGGCACGCGCCTGGAAGACGGTGGAAGAGGTGCGGGGACAGTCCGCGCACGGGGCACGCTTCTCCCTGCGCCCCGATCGTGCCGTGTTGGTGAGCGGTCCAAGCTCGCCCACCGACGACTACACGCTTCGTGTCAGCTCACCCGCGAAGCGGGTCACCGCGTTGCAGATCGAGGTGCTTCCGGATGCGTCGCTGCCCGAAGGGGGACCTGGGCGGGCCCCCAACGGCTCCTTCATGATCTCGCGGCTGCGGGTGTTTGCGGCTCCGCGGGGCCGGCCGGCCGAACGCGTGGAGGTGCGCCTCGCGCGGGCCATCGATTCCGTGGCCAACAAGACGTCGCCCGCGGAAGACATGCTCGACGACGACCCCCACACTGGCTGGTCGATCGGCGCGCAGATGGGGACGGCGCAGCTGGCTGCCGTGGAGTTCGCCACGCCTCTTTTCTTCGATGACGGCGTCGAGCTCACCGTCACGCTCGAGCACCAGTCCATCCATCCGGAGCACACGCTCGGCTGCTTTCGTCTCTCCGTGAGCGAAAATGCCGAGGCGTTGGTCTTCTTGGGTATGCCCGCCGAGGTGCGCACCTTCGTGCAGAAGCCCGCCGCCCGTGCCGCCGACGCGCCCGCTGCCGTGGCAGCGTTTCACCGCAGCGTATCGAAGGTGCTAGCGCCCGTGCGGGAGCGTATCGAGTCCCTCGGACGATCCATCGAAGCGCTCGGGATCCCCAGCACTCTGGTCATGAAGGAGAAGGCAGGCCCAGCACCCCCCTCGACACCCTTCCGCGACAAGGGCGCCTTCACCAGCCCTGGAGAGCCGCTGGCGGCCGGCACCCCTGCCGTGTTGCCGCCCATGAACCCCGCGTTGCCCCGCAACCGACTGGGCTTGGCGCAATGGCTGGCGTCGCGTGACAACCCCCTCATCGCCCGCGTGACCATGAACCGCATGTGGGAAACACTGTTTGGGCGAGGGCTCGTGGAGACGGCGGAGGACTTCGGCACGCAAGGCTCCCCCCCCTCACACCCCAAGCTGCTCGATTGGCTCGCGGTGACCTTCATGGATAAGGGCTGGGATGCCAAAGCGATGCTCGAGCTCATCGTCAGCTCGGCCACGTACCAACAGAGCGCGCGCACCTCCCCGCGCTTGCAGGCGCTGGACCCGTACAACGTTTATCTGGCGCGAGGGCCTCGCTTCCGGGTCGAAGCCGAGATGGTGCGCGACATCGCGCTTGCTGCCAGCGGACTTCTGTCCCTCAAGAGGGGAGGCCCCAGCGTGTTCCCCCCCCAACCCGAGGGCGTTTGGGAGATCCCGTACAACGACGCCGTGGATTCGCCGCGCTGGACGACCGCCTCCGGAGAGGATCGGTTTCGCCGGGGCGTCTACACGTTCATCCGGCGCTCGGCCACCTATCCCGTGCTCACGACCTTCGACGGCAACAGCCGGCAGGTCTGCACCGTGCGGCGCATACGCACGAACACACCTCTGCAGGCGCTGACGCTGCTCAACGACCAAGCGTTTCTCGAGATGGCGCGTGGGCTTTCCGAGCGCATGGCCAAAGAGGCAGGTAGCCACCCCACGGCGCGCCTCCAGCACGGACATCGCCTGGCGACCGGCAGGCGTGCCAGTGCAAAGACGCTTGGAATTCTGACAACGTTGCTGCACAACGAAGAGAAGCGCTTCGCCAGGGCCGGCGCCGTGGCTTTGCTCGAACAGACACGGGCGGGCTCACGGTCGGCCGAAGACGCTGCGCGGGTGGGCGCGCCGCACGAGCAAGCGGCCTGGACGTTGGTGGCCAACGTCTTGCTGAACATGGATGCCACGCAGACCAAGGAATAG
- a CDS encoding DUF1501 domain-containing protein — protein sequence MTIRLTGGRLTRRHVLTGAGLGSLALADLLGREAEARTGVPVQGPAKAKSVIFLFMAGAPSQLDLFDHKPDLQRWNGKPCPDELIKGERFAFIKGRPRLLGSPYRFARCGQTGAEVSELLPHFRAVVDDVALIKSMHTTQFNHAPAQVFMNTGHQIVGRPSMGAWLTYGLGSESKDLPGFVVLLSGDAAPDGGKSCWGSGFLPTNYQGVEFRSKGDPVLFLSNPPGVSELARKNSIRALNALNAEHKLRIGDPEVDTRIAAYEMAFRMQASVPELMDISRETPATHAMYGTEPGKESFANNCLLARRLVERGVRFVQLFHRGWDHHGNKKGGDLVHGLPARCKEVDQAMTALITDLKQRGLLDSTLVVWGGEFGRTPMNEERGGSKLLGRDHNPKAFTMWVAGGGTKPGIEIGSTDNFGYRVANDPVHVHDLHATALHQLGIDHTKLVFKFQGRDYRLTDVHGEVVHKLVS from the coding sequence GTGACGATAAGGCTGACTGGCGGTCGACTGACCCGCAGGCACGTGCTCACGGGCGCGGGACTTGGGAGCCTGGCTTTGGCGGACCTCTTGGGCCGGGAGGCCGAGGCCCGCACGGGCGTGCCGGTGCAGGGGCCTGCCAAGGCCAAGAGCGTGATCTTTTTGTTCATGGCCGGGGCGCCGTCGCAGCTCGATCTCTTCGACCACAAACCGGATCTGCAGCGCTGGAATGGCAAACCCTGCCCCGACGAGTTGATCAAGGGGGAGCGCTTTGCGTTCATCAAGGGGCGGCCGCGCTTGTTGGGCTCTCCCTACCGCTTCGCGCGCTGTGGGCAAACGGGGGCCGAGGTCTCGGAGCTGCTTCCGCACTTTCGTGCGGTGGTCGACGACGTCGCGCTCATCAAATCCATGCACACCACGCAGTTCAACCACGCGCCCGCTCAGGTCTTCATGAACACGGGCCACCAGATCGTAGGGCGTCCGAGCATGGGCGCCTGGCTTACCTATGGGCTTGGCTCTGAAAGTAAAGACTTACCCGGTTTCGTCGTCTTGCTTTCGGGCGACGCGGCTCCGGATGGCGGCAAGTCGTGTTGGGGGTCGGGGTTCCTTCCCACGAACTATCAAGGTGTAGAGTTTCGCAGCAAGGGGGATCCGGTGTTGTTTCTCTCGAACCCGCCGGGTGTTTCCGAGTTGGCGCGCAAGAACTCGATTCGCGCCCTCAACGCGCTCAACGCCGAGCACAAGCTCCGCATCGGCGACCCTGAAGTGGATACGCGGATCGCCGCCTACGAAATGGCTTTCCGCATGCAGGCGAGCGTGCCCGAATTGATGGACATCTCCCGCGAGACGCCTGCGACCCATGCGATGTACGGCACAGAACCCGGCAAGGAGTCGTTCGCGAACAACTGTCTGCTGGCACGCCGCCTGGTCGAACGGGGCGTGCGCTTCGTTCAGCTGTTTCACCGCGGCTGGGACCATCATGGAAACAAAAAGGGAGGTGACCTCGTGCACGGACTGCCCGCGCGGTGCAAAGAGGTCGACCAGGCGATGACGGCGTTGATCACCGACCTCAAACAGCGGGGGCTCTTGGACAGCACGCTCGTGGTCTGGGGCGGAGAGTTTGGCCGCACGCCCATGAACGAGGAGCGAGGCGGATCAAAGCTGCTAGGCCGTGATCACAATCCGAAGGCCTTTACGATGTGGGTGGCCGGAGGCGGCACGAAACCCGGAATCGAGATCGGCTCCACCGACAACTTCGGCTACCGCGTGGCCAACGATCCCGTGCACGTTCATGATCTGCATGCCACCGCGCTTCACCAGCTGGGCATCGACCACACCAAGCTGGTGTTCAAGTTTCAGGGCAGGGACTATCGGCTCACCGACGTGCACGGAGAGGTCGTTCACAAACTCGTGAGCTGA